Proteins encoded together in one Flavobacteriales bacterium window:
- a CDS encoding carboxypeptidase regulatory-like domain-containing protein: MTIKRIPKTGNAICFVLASLLAAPSLGQLSALRGTVKEVTKEPIVGASVTLLDSLGRIVKETASASDGRYHFEPVEPASYAIRVEQAGYQECQQIGILVKEKTITFVDPVLKPIGWKPPKTKRRKR; this comes from the coding sequence ATGACCATAAAGCGAATCCCCAAGACCGGAAACGCGATTTGTTTCGTACTGGCATCGTTACTGGCGGCCCCATCGCTTGGCCAGCTATCCGCTCTGCGTGGAACGGTGAAAGAGGTGACGAAGGAGCCCATCGTCGGGGCTAGCGTGACTCTTTTGGACAGCCTTGGCAGAATCGTGAAGGAGACCGCGTCCGCAAGTGACGGGAGGTATCATTTCGAACCGGTTGAACCAGCATCCTACGCCATCCGTGTTGAGCAGGCCGGATATCAGGAGTGTCAGCAGATCGGCATTTTGGTGAAGGAGAAGACAATCACATTTGTTGACCCAGTACTAAAGCCGATCGGGTGGAAGCCACCCAAGACCAAGCGTCGCAAGCGCTAG
- a CDS encoding type II toxin-antitoxin system HicA family toxin gives MAKQVVLTAKEAEKLLFRAGFEWVRSSGGHRIYMKGNVRVVLPFHAGKSLHPKIVKEVLEAIGND, from the coding sequence TTGGCTAAGCAAGTAGTTCTCACAGCGAAGGAGGCGGAGAAACTCCTCTTTAGAGCAGGGTTCGAGTGGGTTCGCAGCAGCGGTGGGCATCGGATCTACATGAAGGGGAATGTCCGCGTGGTTCTGCCCTTCCATGCAGGGAAGTCATTGCATCCGAAGATCGTGAAGGAGGTGCTTGAGGCTATTGGGAACGATTAG